GTCGTACAGTTGCTGAAGAAAAGTAGGTGAGGTAAACGTTGAAAGATATCCTAACGTAAACCATTTACTGACCGCTTCGCCTTTGATCTTAAAATCACGGCCCAAAAGGTATTCAAATTCAGCCGTAGCCCGTTGGGTACTGTCTTTGAGGTAATATGCCAGCCATAATCCTACAAAATTCTCAAAGCGATTAAGCTTGTACGCACCTGTCGTGCTGTCGCTCTTTGTGTATACACCGGTCATATTGGCGATTCGCTGTCGGTAATGGGCTCGGTAGTTGAAGCCCTGATAACGCCCTTTGATGCCGAATTTATTTTCAAATAATCGAAACTTAACTTCCTGACGGGTTTTGGTGGAATCGTAATGGAAATTGTTGTAAAACCCGTATTTACGGGCGTTGGTCAGGTCGCTGTCGGTAAAAATATCAATGCTGCGTTTGTAATCAAACACGTGATAGACCTGAAACCCCTGCGCTAACACGTACTGCTGATAAATATGCCAGTTATTGCGCCGCTCCCAGGATTGCGCCGTCCGAAATGTGGCCGATGGATTATCGTATACCGTTCCCCGCTCGGTTTTAAAATTAAGGCTGTCGGGGGCCATGCCTCCCTGCTCATACACTTGGTGGTTGAGGTGGTTGAAGTGTCCTAAGACGGTGTATTTTTCATCTTTAGAACGATAGTTTCCATGAAAAACAAAGCCCCAGTTTTGGGCAAGATTCGTCTGAGAATCGCCCTGTCCGCTCGTTCCAAACTGCTTATTGGTGGTAAAGCGTTGAGCATTGATGCCCAAATTCAGTCGCGGAGACAGATTTTGGCTGTGGTCAAAGCGAACGATATTTTGCCCTGCCCCCCCCAACACAAGGTACATATTGGTGTAAGGGGATTTGGTGTCGTAGTATTTGACTTCGTTGGTCTGATAGGCATAGGGAGAATAAGCGTCATAGCCAAACTGAGTGCCTAATTGTTCAATGGGCCGAAAGAATACATTCCGCGATGCCGTCCCGAAATTGCCCAGATCGACCAACTGATAATCAGAACGCTGCACGAAATTGTACCGATGAAATGCATTGAAGGAGGTATCGATCCGGTAGAGGGCCTTGTGATTATTGAAGACATCCTCTTCCCAAAAAAAGCGTGCGGTACTCGGTCCATAGATCACCTTGGTGGAATCGTCAATTTTGACCTGCCCTCCTGATCCGCCCGGCCGGCCGGGCCCTGACGAGCCGCCGGTCGGCATCCTGATCTGGCCGTGGGCTGCCACGGCACAAAACCCGCAAAAAACAATGTATAACCACTTTTTCACACCGCAAAGTTAGTAGAAGTTTTAATCTACCGTTCATCAATACCCTCTAAACGTCGGCAATAAACGGGCCTTTCGCAAAAAGGATACTGATATTCAAATACTTACCTTTTTCATATTGAGCTCAATTAACGATATTTAACCTTTTAAGTATTCCGTTAGGCTTTGTCGCGAAAAGCATGTTAAATCTAATGTAATTTCGTTCATGAAGAAGATTGGAGGGTTTTCAGGACAGAGGGGCCATCTCCACGATTGAGACGGCCCCTCTGACAGGCAAATAGTATCCAATACTTTCGATAAAAACCTACTCCCCCAAAGGCTTCACCATGATGTCTTTATAATAGACTTTGCTTTTTGGATCATGGCCCTGCAGCGCAAACGTCCCGCTGCTGATCTTCCGACCGGGATCTTTTACTTTCGCGGCCACTTCGTCAGGCTCAACATAATCTACCACCGTTTTATCGTTGATCTTGATGGTAATGTGTTTTCCCTGCACAATGATGTGCTCGGTATACCACACATTATCTTCCACAAATACATCTTTTACATCCTGAATACTGTACAGGCTGCCCGTTCGGCGCCAATCGGTGTGTGAGTTGTTCACCTGCACTTCGTAGCCTTTGGAGGGCCATCCGCCTTCCTGGTATTGCGTATGAAAATAGATCCCGGAGTTGGAGCCCGGCGTGGTCATCACCTGCGCTTTAAATTCAAAGTTTTTAAAATTATGGTCACCTACTTTGCCGTCATAAAAAATATGCGCTCGTGGACCGGCCACCATGATGGTTCCGTTATCAATGCTGAAGGTAGAGGCATTTTCACCCACCTTCCAGCCGGCCAGGGATTTACCGTCAAAAAGGGATATCCAGCCATCTTTGTTCTTTTTTTGCGCAAAACTTACACTTACGACCAGCAACATCATCAGCGTACCGAAATACAAAACTTTTTTCATGATCTTCAATGATTAAGGTTAAAAACACAATAAGGATAGACAGTTGCGATTACTACTTTCGAGACCCGGCATTTTTTCATCCTGCCTTGACCCTTCAGTTTTACATTTTGCGGTTATTGATACTTTCTTCGGTTGTGAGCAACCGATGGCACCCCAGCTTTACATTTTGCGGTTTATCATTTTAAGGTTTTGCGGTTATTGATGCCTCCTTCGGTTGTAAGCAACCGATGGCACGGTTTATTCCTTCTTCGATTGCTCAAAACCGAAAGCCCCGTAACAAAAAAAGAGGGACTGCAGCCCCCTTTTTTCATTGATGATGTATGTTAAGTTTACCGAATAAGTTGAATCCAGCCTTTACTCGTGATGGGTTCACTTTCGCGGGCCAATGATTTAAATGTCACTTTCACCTGATAAAAATAGGTACCCGTTGGAAGTTCCTGCCCGTCAGTGGTTTTTCCGTCCCAATTGATCGCCGGGTTATTTGTTTCAAACACTTTCGTTCCCCAGCGATTATAGACTTCAAACGTAATACTTTCTACGAATATCGAACAGGTAAGGGGAATAAAAAGGTCGTTTTTCCCATCGCCGTTCGGCGTAAAGACGTTCGGCACTTTGAAGTCCTCACAATTAGTATTACACACCACGTTGCTGCGGGCACTTTCGGAACCGAATCGGGAAATAGCGGTTACATAATAACACCCGGCATACGAATCCAACCCGTTGTGTTTAAAAGTAGTGGTGGGAACATTCGTCTGTCCGACGCGTTTGAAAACATCTTCGGGATAACGGGCAAAATACACGTTGTAACTCGCCACCGCTGCACACGGTCGGTTGGCAGTATTGATCGCCGGGGAGGTCCAGTTAAGGGTATTACTGACCGTTTCGGGGCAATTGGTTGTTGAAACCGTTGCGCAATCTAAGATTTCCAATTTCAATTCGGGAGGACAGGGCTTGGTGCTGTCGGAAGGAGCGCCGCAGGAAATCTGGGAAAAATTAAACAATTGACCCACCCGAATCCGCGGGCTGTCGTAGGTACCGACGGTCTCCACTCGATAACAGTAGGAAGAATCGGTCGACAGTTTCATGGTGGCGTTGCCGTCGGCCAGAAAGCGATCGGTTCCGTCGTCGATATAGGTAAAGGTATTCGGGCCCTGAACCGGTACTTCCGCAATCAAATTAAAGGTACCCGGCCGGCCGCGATTTTCACGGTAGACCCGGTGCCGCTGGTTTTCATTCCTCCACGGCACAATAGCCTGCCAATTGAGCCGCAATCCCTGCGAGGCGGGCGATACATCCAAACGTACGCTGCTGGCGGGCTCGGTGGTGCCTAAACTTGTCAGGGTTCCGTTGAGTGTATGAAAAAATTCCAGGCGATAGCGATACCCATTCAGGACGGTATTCAAACCACGGTCTACGTAGATGGTATCCGGGTTGTTTCCAAGGTTTGTATTAATGGTCGCAATGACGGTATAATTGGTGCCATTAAGTCCGGTTGCGCGGGAAAGGCGGTATTGATAGGGACCGGGCACGGTTCCGGCCGCAAACGGAGGTCGGGTCCATTTTACCGTAATCACACCCCGCGTGGCACTCGTAGTATCGACCGTTACATTGGTCAGAACGGGAATTTGTGAGGGAAGATCCAAACAGGTTTCATCCGAAAGCGGGCTGGTACCTCCCTGCGGAAGGGCATAGATCACTCGAATCCGGTAGCTGTACTGTACACCGCCCCGACGCAGTCCGAGTCCATTATTATCATCCGTAAAAGTAGTAACATTGCCGGCCACCCGACCTATTTCGGAATATCCGAGCGCTACGGGATCACCGGGATTGGTACAACCGCTGAATGTACCGCCGGTACAGCCTTCTTTACGATAGATAGCAATTTGAGCTCCGGGCAGTTGACAGAGATACGAAGTCCACGTCAGGGTAAATCCGGGAACAGCTCCGGCGGAAACACGCGCCGCAAGACCGGTAGGCTTAGGAGCTACGACCCGAATTGAAAACGACTCCAGTGATGCCAGCTGTAAACTGTTTCGACCGGGCAAATCTTCTACCTTGAAAACAACATCATAGGATGCTTCCCGAATATGTGCACAGCCGGTGAGCCACCGAAACGTCCCCACCGCCGGCGAACTCAGAGGTGTGGTGACCGAAGGGGTAAAAGTGGCAAATGCAGGAGCAACCAGAAAATCATTGGGATTGGTGATCGCCGTCCCATCCTGGTTCACGTTAAATACCCCTCCGTATGCCGATAAAATCATTCGCTGATTGTCGGGATCAGTAGCCCGTACAATCTGAGTGACCGATTGACCGGCTTCCACACAGGTATTGGCAATAGGATCCAGCAGAGGCCTTCGGTTGGGCCCATCGGCCACTACGATCTGCATGTCGCGCACCACTTCTCCGATCTTGACGCCATCCCGCCATTCTTCAATGATAAAGGCTACGTTATAGATACCTGCCACCGCCGGCGCATCCCAACACAAGTCACCGGTGATGGGATTGATGGTAAAAGTGGCCGGACCGTTCTTTAACTCATTCTGGGCCGCTGGGTCCAATCCCCTCGCAGGGTCACGATAGCCATCGGCTACGCGGTTGATACACGTTCCGGGTTCGCCGCGCTTTGGAGTGGACAACCGATAGGCCAAACTGTCGCCGTCGGCATCAAAAGCGGCCGGATTATGGCAGAATTTTTGTCCGATGCGGGCCGAATCCAGCGGAGGGTTAAGCATGATCGGGGTTTTATTCAATCCCAACGAGGCATTGATCACTAAAATGGTTTCCACATAAAAGGGAACATTGACCGAATTGGTCAGGTTTACTACACCGTCGTTACGGTTCTCGATCCCTACCGAAATAACATAGACCCCCGGCGAAGAGAACGTGTATTTCTCCTGAAAAATATTGAGCGAAGTGGCACTGTTGAGTGCGAATCTGCGAATTCGTCTGGCGAGCAGGGTCGTTCCCCCTCCGCCCGTAAAGGGTCGAATACAAAAGGTCACATCATTTTGTCCATCACTGGCCATCCGACCGCCGATTTCATCATGGTAGGTGTTGAGCGTAATTTCGTAGGTCAAATCTTTGTCCGACAATCTCTTGGCCGTGATTTCACCTGCGCGAACGTGAGTAGCATAAGAATAGTATGTGCTGAAGACGCACAACAGAAAAAAGAGAGAACGTAGAGTCAATTGCCTCATCGGTAGTAAAATATAAAATGGGGTCAAAATTACCTTGTAGTTAGGTCGTCGCAATTATTAATTAAAAAACGAAATATTTGCGTAAATGGTGTAAAAATTATTTGTTTTTAAATACTGAGGCAATTTTACACTTAGATTTTTATCCTTTTTATCAAACAAAAAAACGTCACATACTGTTAAAAAAACAACCACGGAATATCGCTCGCTAATTAGCAAAAAAAGTTATACTTTAGATTGTTTCTAAATTGATTGAGACCTACTTTTGACCGCTGAAAACAGTAAAAATTATCGTTTTAATCTAACAAATTTTGATATGTCTTGGCTTACCCAAACACTGACAAGCTCCATCGGTAAAAAATTAGTCATGTCGTTGACCGGCTTGTTTTTGTGCACTTTTTTAATCGTCCACATGAGTGGCAACCTGCAACTGTTTAAAGACGACGACGGCTTGGCCTTTAATGTTTACGCCGTTTTTATGACCACCAACCCACTTATCAAAACCGTTTCGTATGGCCTGTACGCACTTATTCTTCTTCATGCCTTTGAAGGATTATACCTTGCTTACCAAAACCGACAGGCCCGGGGAGGGCAACGCTACATGGCGTACAACGGCAAAGCCAACAGCACGTGGTTTTCACGCAACATGGCCGTACTGGGCACCATTCTTCTGGTTTTTATTGTTGTACACATGGGTAACTTTTGGTTTGAATACAAGTTCGGATATGTTCCTTACACACAGTACGAACAGAATCTTACTACGGGCGAAGTGACCGCCACTCCTTACGAAGGAGAGATCAAAAACAAGTTGGAGGAATTTGTACGGGAAGAAAGCAATACCCGCGTGGTGATCGCCAAAGACCTGTACCGCAGCGTAATGGAAGGCTTCAAAAACCCTTTCGTTGTTATTTTCTATGTACTTTCCATGTTTGCGGTGTCCTTTCATTTGGTCCACGGCTTCCGAAGTGCATTTCAAACTTTAGGCATCAACCACCTCAAATACAACGGCTTGCTTAACTTTCTGGGAATCGGGGTATTCGGGATCATCATTCCCCTCGGTTTTGCCCTGATGCCTTTGTATTTTTTCTTTAAAAGCATGTAAATGTCCCGGTTGTTGGCCGTACGCATTGTACAGATACAACAACCCATTAATGATTAACAATTCTCAATTCACTGTTATATGGCAACCTCACCCAAATTGAACGCCAAAATCCCGGACGGTCCGTTGGAAACCAAGTGGACTAAGTACCGCTCCACCGTTCCGCTCGTTAACCCTGCGAACAAGCGAAAACTGGAAATCATTGTCATCGGTACGGGTTTAGCGGGTGCTTCGGCAGCAGCTACCCTGGCCGAATTAGGCTATTCCGTCAAAGCGTTTTGTTTTCAGGATTCTGCCCGTCGTGCGCACTCCATTGCGGCACAGGGAGGAATTAATGCAGCAAAAAATTACCAAAACGATGGTGACTCTACCTATCGTTTGTTTTATGATACCATTAAAGGTGGCGACTACCGCGCCCGTGAAGGCAATGTGTATCGTCTGGCCGAAGTGTCGGCGGGCATTATTGACCAGTGCGTCGCGCAGGGAGTGCCTTTTGCCCGTGAGTACGGCGGCTTACTTTCCAATCGCTCTTTCGGGGGAACACAGGTACAGCGTACCTTTTATGCTGCCGGCCAAACCGGTCAGCAATTGCTCCTGGGAGCCTATTCGGGCCTTCAGCGCCAGGTAGGTCTGGGAGCCGTCAAGATGTACACGCGCCATGAGATGCTTGATGTGGTAGTGATCGACGGCAAATGCCGGGGTATCATTGCCCGCAATTTAGTGACGGGAGAAATCGAACGTCATTCAGGCCACGCGGTGTTGCTTTGCAGCGGCGGGTACGGAAACGTTTTTTACCTTTCCACCAACGCCATGGGTTCCAACGTGACAGCCGCCTGGAAAGCGCACAAAAAAGGGGCTTTCTTCGGCAATCCCTGCTTTACGCAAATTCACCCTACCTGTATTCCGGTTTCCGGCGACCATCAGTCGAAACTGACGCTGATGTCGGAGTCGTTGCGAAATGACGGACGGATCTGGGTTCCGAAAAAACAAAATGATGAACGCCCTGCGTACCAGATTCCGGAAGAAGAGCGTGACTATTATCTGGAACGCCGTTATCCTGCTTTCGGAAACCTAGTTCCGCGCGATATCGCCTCCCGCGCCGCCAAAGAGCGTTGCGATGCCGGCTACGGAGTGGGCACATCCAAAATGGCGGTTTATCTTGATTACGCCGCAGCTATTGAACGCTATGGAAAAGGAGAAGTCAGCAAACTTAACCTCCACGACGCTACCCCCGAAAAAATCATTGAACTCGGCAAAGCCGTTGTCAAAGAGAAATACGGCAACCTGTTTGACATGTATAAACAGATCACCGGTGAAGACCCCTATGAAGTACCGATGCGCATTTATCCGGCCGTACACTACACCATGGGCGGTTTATGGGTGGATTATAACCTGATGACAACCGTTCCGGGTCTGTACGCGCTCGGAGAGGCCAACTTCTCTGACCACGGAGCCAACCGTCTCGGAGCCAGTGCATTGATGCAGGGATTGGCCGATGGTTATTTCGTTATTCCTTACACCATTGGTGCTTACTTAGCCAATGAGATCCGTACCACGCATATTTCGACCGATCAGCCGGAATTTGTGGAAGCGGAGAAGCAGGTAAAAGAACGCATCAATAAATTGATTTCGATCAAAGGAAAAACCTCCCCTGAAGTATTTCATAAGCGCCTCGGTAAGATCATGTGGGATAAGTGTGGAATGGCCCGCAATGCCGAAGGATTGAAAGAAGCCATTCGTGAGATTCAGGCCCTGAAAAAAGAATTCTGGTCAGATGTAAAAGTAATGGGAGATGCGGATGAATTCAATCCCGAACTCGATAAAGCAGGCCGCGTAGCAGACTTTATCGAATTGGGTGAGTTGATGTGTACCGATGCTCTGGATCGCAATGAATCATGCGGAGGTCACTTCCGTGAGGAGTACCAAACCGAAGAAGGTGAAGCCCTCCGCGACGACGAAAATTATATGTACGTATCAGCGTGGGAACACAAAGGCGAAAGCTCTTGGGAACTTCACAAAGAAGATCTGATCTACGATAACATCAAAATTGCACAACGGAGTTATAAGTAATAACCTTTTGTCACTTTTTGTCACCCCGGAAGGGTCTACCACCCCACAGGTGCCGAAAATTTATCCCCGATAATACAAAATGGAAGGAAATATGAACCTGACCCTCAAAGTGTGGCGTCAGAAAAACAAAAAAGATTCAGGTCGGATGGCGACCTACCAATTGTCAGGCATTTCCCCGGACATGTCATTCCTGGAGATGTTTGACGTATTGAACGAGCAACTCATCAACGAAGGACAGGAGCCCGTTGCCTTTGATCATGACTGCCGCGAAGGAATCTGCGGGGCCTGCTCAATGTACATCAACGGACGCCCTCACGGACCCAAAGGGGCCATCACTACGTGTCAGCTCCACATGCGCAGTTTTAACGACGGCGATACCATCGTCGTGGAGCCTTGGCGCGCCAAGGCATTTCCGGTCATCAAAGATTTAGTGGTAGACCGTTCAGCTTTTGACCGTATCCAATCGGCGGGTGGGTATATTTCGGTCAATACCGGTAACGCTCAGGATGCCAACAGCATCCCGATTCCGAAAGAGAAAGCCGATGAAGCCTTTGAGGCAGCAGCCTGTATCGGTTGCGGTGCCTGTGTAGCCGCGTGCAAAAACGCTTCGGCAATGCTGTTCGTGTCGGCAAAAGTATCCCAA
Above is a window of Runella slithyformis DSM 19594 DNA encoding:
- a CDS encoding putative porin codes for the protein MKKWLYIVFCGFCAVAAHGQIRMPTGGSSGPGRPGGSGGQVKIDDSTKVIYGPSTARFFWEEDVFNNHKALYRIDTSFNAFHRYNFVQRSDYQLVDLGNFGTASRNVFFRPIEQLGTQFGYDAYSPYAYQTNEVKYYDTKSPYTNMYLVLGGAGQNIVRFDHSQNLSPRLNLGINAQRFTTNKQFGTSGQGDSQTNLAQNWGFVFHGNYRSKDEKYTVLGHFNHLNHQVYEQGGMAPDSLNFKTERGTVYDNPSATFRTAQSWERRNNWHIYQQYVLAQGFQVYHVFDYKRSIDIFTDSDLTNARKYGFYNNFHYDSTKTRQEVKFRLFENKFGIKGRYQGFNYRAHYRQRIANMTGVYTKSDSTTGAYKLNRFENFVGLWLAYYLKDSTQRATAEFEYLLGRDFKIKGEAVSKWFTLGYLSTFTSPTFLQQLYDSNHLRWTNASRLVNSNNIYGQINVNTKGVRLSPRLDYHLINNYFYYDTAAVARQYTSAFSVVRVGGDAEWRPGKFQFLAQTYYTLVSNDDILRIPRFFANFRASFDFLYAKVLFLQVGAEIHYKSPYFADDYMPLTQQFHLQNRLKTEGVVYTELFLNARINRVRLFVKMANAAQGTYPGALNPGYFSTPFYPVVGRSLGFGVNWPLFD
- a CDS encoding 3-keto-disaccharide hydrolase is translated as MKKVLYFGTLMMLLVVSVSFAQKKNKDGWISLFDGKSLAGWKVGENASTFSIDNGTIMVAGPRAHIFYDGKVGDHNFKNFEFKAQVMTTPGSNSGIYFHTQYQEGGWPSKGYEVQVNNSHTDWRRTGSLYSIQDVKDVFVEDNVWYTEHIIVQGKHITIKINDKTVVDYVEPDEVAAKVKDPGRKISSGTFALQGHDPKSKVYYKDIMVKPLGE
- a CDS encoding T9SS C-terminal target domain-containing protein; the encoded protein is MRQLTLRSLFFLLCVFSTYYSYATHVRAGEITAKRLSDKDLTYEITLNTYHDEIGGRMASDGQNDVTFCIRPFTGGGGTTLLARRIRRFALNSATSLNIFQEKYTFSSPGVYVISVGIENRNDGVVNLTNSVNVPFYVETILVINASLGLNKTPIMLNPPLDSARIGQKFCHNPAAFDADGDSLAYRLSTPKRGEPGTCINRVADGYRDPARGLDPAAQNELKNGPATFTINPITGDLCWDAPAVAGIYNVAFIIEEWRDGVKIGEVVRDMQIVVADGPNRRPLLDPIANTCVEAGQSVTQIVRATDPDNQRMILSAYGGVFNVNQDGTAITNPNDFLVAPAFATFTPSVTTPLSSPAVGTFRWLTGCAHIREASYDVVFKVEDLPGRNSLQLASLESFSIRVVAPKPTGLAARVSAGAVPGFTLTWTSYLCQLPGAQIAIYRKEGCTGGTFSGCTNPGDPVALGYSEIGRVAGNVTTFTDDNNGLGLRRGGVQYSYRIRVIYALPQGGTSPLSDETCLDLPSQIPVLTNVTVDTTSATRGVITVKWTRPPFAAGTVPGPYQYRLSRATGLNGTNYTVIATINTNLGNNPDTIYVDRGLNTVLNGYRYRLEFFHTLNGTLTSLGTTEPASSVRLDVSPASQGLRLNWQAIVPWRNENQRHRVYRENRGRPGTFNLIAEVPVQGPNTFTYIDDGTDRFLADGNATMKLSTDSSYCYRVETVGTYDSPRIRVGQLFNFSQISCGAPSDSTKPCPPELKLEILDCATVSTTNCPETVSNTLNWTSPAINTANRPCAAVASYNVYFARYPEDVFKRVGQTNVPTTTFKHNGLDSYAGCYYVTAISRFGSESARSNVVCNTNCEDFKVPNVFTPNGDGKNDLFIPLTCSIFVESITFEVYNRWGTKVFETNNPAINWDGKTTDGQELPTGTYFYQVKVTFKSLARESEPITSKGWIQLIR
- a CDS encoding succinate dehydrogenase cytochrome b subunit — its product is MSWLTQTLTSSIGKKLVMSLTGLFLCTFLIVHMSGNLQLFKDDDGLAFNVYAVFMTTNPLIKTVSYGLYALILLHAFEGLYLAYQNRQARGGQRYMAYNGKANSTWFSRNMAVLGTILLVFIVVHMGNFWFEYKFGYVPYTQYEQNLTTGEVTATPYEGEIKNKLEEFVREESNTRVVIAKDLYRSVMEGFKNPFVVIFYVLSMFAVSFHLVHGFRSAFQTLGINHLKYNGLLNFLGIGVFGIIIPLGFALMPLYFFFKSM
- a CDS encoding fumarate reductase/succinate dehydrogenase flavoprotein subunit; amino-acid sequence: MATSPKLNAKIPDGPLETKWTKYRSTVPLVNPANKRKLEIIVIGTGLAGASAAATLAELGYSVKAFCFQDSARRAHSIAAQGGINAAKNYQNDGDSTYRLFYDTIKGGDYRAREGNVYRLAEVSAGIIDQCVAQGVPFAREYGGLLSNRSFGGTQVQRTFYAAGQTGQQLLLGAYSGLQRQVGLGAVKMYTRHEMLDVVVIDGKCRGIIARNLVTGEIERHSGHAVLLCSGGYGNVFYLSTNAMGSNVTAAWKAHKKGAFFGNPCFTQIHPTCIPVSGDHQSKLTLMSESLRNDGRIWVPKKQNDERPAYQIPEEERDYYLERRYPAFGNLVPRDIASRAAKERCDAGYGVGTSKMAVYLDYAAAIERYGKGEVSKLNLHDATPEKIIELGKAVVKEKYGNLFDMYKQITGEDPYEVPMRIYPAVHYTMGGLWVDYNLMTTVPGLYALGEANFSDHGANRLGASALMQGLADGYFVIPYTIGAYLANEIRTTHISTDQPEFVEAEKQVKERINKLISIKGKTSPEVFHKRLGKIMWDKCGMARNAEGLKEAIREIQALKKEFWSDVKVMGDADEFNPELDKAGRVADFIELGELMCTDALDRNESCGGHFREEYQTEEGEALRDDENYMYVSAWEHKGESSWELHKEDLIYDNIKIAQRSYK
- a CDS encoding succinate dehydrogenase/fumarate reductase iron-sulfur subunit; this translates as MNLTLKVWRQKNKKDSGRMATYQLSGISPDMSFLEMFDVLNEQLINEGQEPVAFDHDCREGICGACSMYINGRPHGPKGAITTCQLHMRSFNDGDTIVVEPWRAKAFPVIKDLVVDRSAFDRIQSAGGYISVNTGNAQDANSIPIPKEKADEAFEAAACIGCGACVAACKNASAMLFVSAKVSQLALLPQGNPERKMRVERMVAQMDEEGFGSCTNTGACAAECPKEISLEHIARLNREYLGAKLTSERV